The nucleotide sequence AGttcatatattttaatttatagtaTTTAAACTGTTTGTAAGCATAACAAACGTGGCTCGTGCAGCTATCTTGTTCCTGCCAAAGATGCTTCCGCAAAACAGTTGGATGATGTATCGGATTTTTTGAATCTGGTTAGCATTTCCCTTGTTTGCGTTGTTGTACTTGTATATAAATTTCATTGTAGTCTCACTACAAAACAATTCTTGTCAGCCCAAAATGTTCATTCTATCTCATTTTTTCTCTTCCATTTAGATCAAATACGTAAGTGGCTCTTACGATTCCGAGGAAGGTTTTCGCTTGTTGGACAAAGAGATTTCAGAGCACGAATATTCGAAAAACAGCGCAGAGGGTTTGTCTAGGCGGCTTTTCTATCTTGCACTTCCTCCTTCAGTATATCCATCTGTTTGCAAGATGATCAAGACTTGTTGCATGAATAAATGTAAGAGCTATAATATATGGTTGTAACATATAATTTATGTTCCAATGTTCTAAAATGCAGCTGCTGCTGGTATAGATTTTGGATTTACAGGATGACTGCATGTGTTATATTTTATTGTGTATAGACTAAAAAGGAAATAATAATGAAATAAAGTTTAACTTATTATCTGGAATGTCTAACTTTTGTTTCTATTGATGCTAATTTGCCGCCTTTTCGTAGCCAATCTTGGTGGGTGGACACGTGTTGTTGTTGAGAAACCTTTTGGAAAGGACCTAGAATCTGCAGAAGAACTAAGTACTCAGATTGGAGAGTTGTTTGAGGAACCACAAATCTACCGTATTGATCACTACTTGGGAAAAGAACTAGTGCAGAATATGGTAATAAATGTTTATATGATGACTTACTTAATACTTACCGTTTGCTCCATAGGCTCtgtctaaagtctaaaccctttTCATTTTATTCATATTGGCAGTTGGTACTTCGTTTCGCAAATCGATTGTTTTTGCCTCTTTGGAATCGTGACAACATCGACAATGTCCAGGTGAGATTCTTTCTTTGTAGTCAAAGTTACAACTAGAACTTTAGTTAAGTTGTCAACATTTGATGTCCACATCAAATGAACATTTGGCTGTTGATTTCATTGCAGATAGTTTTCAGAGAGGATTTTGGAACCGAAGGTCGTGGTGGATATTTTGACCAATATGGGTATGTGTAGAATTTTGCTTTAATGAAATTGTTCAATGAAGCTTTCAAATGACAAGTGATGCAAATAGTCAATGAAGGGATACTAATGAAAAGAATTTTTGTAtaccaattttattttcattgatgatattgaaatttgaactttgatttttcatttttttttcatatgcatCAATATTGAATATCTATTACTCATTTTGTATACGATTTCTCTTATTACGCTTGTGGAAGTATAAATCATCAGTGTACAACTTTTCTTTTGGCAGAATTATTCGAGACATTATTCAAAACCATCTGCTTCAGGTGATCTCTTCATTTTCATAACAATATAGAATAATATACTTTGACATTGTTATAATTATTTTGTCTTGTCAAGTGGACGCTTCTGTTAAATCGTAACTTATAAGATGTCGAATAATGTTGAATTTTTCTCATCACTTTTCTACCATTTAGTCACGTTATGTTGCCATTTGCATTCAGCTTTGCTAATATGAAGCCATCAATATCAGCAGAAAATCCTTGTTCTCCTATTAAATCGGTTTCTCATACTTGCAAATTGCAATTGAACAATGAGAGATATTTTCATAACCACAAACTTTCCTTGTTGCACCTCAATATTTATCTAGATTTTGAGATGGTCCATGGCATGCAATCAAAGTCTAAAGTATTTTCTGTTGGCCACAAAATGCAGGTTCTTGAATCAGTAGTACCTATTAGCGACGATGAGGTTGTTCTTGGACAATATGAAGGCTATAGAGATGACCCAACCGTACCTGATGAGTCGAACACTCCAACTTTTGCAACTGTTATTCTGCGCATACACAATGAAAGATGGGAAGGTATGGTAACATCTTTAGCATTTTCTTCCTAAGCGAAAATGAATATAATTTGGGGCATACTTTCATTTTCTTTGTGCTAatactttatttttatgtttcaTGAATTCCTTGATTTTCTTTTTGGCATCAGGTGTTCCTTTCATTTTAAAAGCAGGGAAGGCCTTAAATTCTAGAAAGGCAGAGATACGAGTTCAATTCAAGGACGTTCCTGGTGATATTTTCAAGTGTATGGCACCATACGATTTTAATTTTTGGATGTTATCTCATAGTACATAGAAAGTATTAAGATGTTGATCATCTCAATAATCCATAATCGCTAACATGACAAACATAGATACATGTTCTTTATCGGCTTTGAAAGTGAATATAAATGTTTTCTAGTAAATACTTTTCTTCATTCATCAAAATATCGATGTCTGCAAAACGAAACCTCACTGTAAACTTGTGCATGTCTAGGTCAAAAGCAAGGGAGAAATGAGTTTGTTATCCGCCTACAGCCTTCAGAAGCTATTTACATGAAGCTTACGGTATATGATCGCCTACATTTCGATGATTCTCTATATTGTCATATGCATTTATTGAGAAGTTTGATGTTCATATAGTAAATATAGATCTCCCAATTCAATGTTTGAagtcaaaattatttattttatcttaaacTTAAATTCGCTTGCCAAATTACTGAACAAGTGCACTGCATCTATTGGTTTCTTGTATTCATTCACTTGATAATTTAATGTTAAGTGTATTTAGAAACAATTATATATTAGATTTAGATTATGCATTTGCTGCATAAGAGTTTTACAAATCCATGATATGTGCTATTCTTGCAGGTCAAGCAACCCGGTTTGGAGATGTCTACCGTTCAAAGCGAACTGGACTTGTCATATGGGCAGCGGTATCAAGGGGTTACCATTCCAGAGGCTTATGAGCGGCTCATTCTCGACACGTATCTTCACTTTCCTAGTTCATATTTTATAACTTACCAATTTTTTCTAGCCTTCTTTCATTATACATCCAAGCTACATAGTAACACTAACTGATGTATATAGTGAAGCCACCTAACCGAATATTATAGGGTCGACGCCCTGTCGCCCTGCATCAAAATAACTCACGAATCAGCTCAATAGTTTGAAAGAAACAGATCCGCGTTAAATAATAATGCCAATTGTATTGCGTTTTGCAGAATTAGAGGCGATCAGCAACATTTTGTTCGTAGAGATGAGTTGAAGGTAACAAATTGTTACATGGCTTGATACAATGTTTCATATATTCTTGAAAGACTAATGTAATGTGCTTAACTATATATTTTCTATACTATCAGGCATCATGGAAGATCTTCACCCCATTGTTGCACAGAATTGATAGAGGGGAGTTCAAGCCACTCCCTTATAAGCCAGGAAGTAGAGGTCCGGCAGAAGCCGATGAATTGCTGCGAAAAGCCGGCTATGTTCAAACACACGGTTATATATGGATCCCTCCTACATTGTAGATTTTTCAGTTGCTtacaatataaatatatatatatacaataaaaaccTTGTAGAGTGAGCAAATTGTAATAAGCATGAGGATTTTTGAGTTGGTTTTAATAAGCTTTGAGGAACTTTCCTTGAGAGCTGCACTCTCCTATATATAATGGGATGGTGTGTGTAAGTTGTAAGACCAAGCATATGAAGGTTGTGTACTTAGTTTATGGATTTTCTAATAAATGTATTTTCTTCAAAATCGAGGTGGTTGGGTATGTTTCAGTCGCGTTTGGtttgttaatgttgcaagtgtgaggagtgtatgAAGTTAGTCCTacatcaaagaaaa is from Arachis ipaensis cultivar K30076 chromosome B01, Araip1.1, whole genome shotgun sequence and encodes:
- the LOC107631059 gene encoding glucose-6-phosphate 1-dehydrogenase, cytoplasmic isoform, translated to MGTNEWHIERRSSFETESPLARESLNVSETGSLSIVVLGASGDLAKKKTFPALFHLYRQGFLPPKEVHIFGYARTKISDDELRDRLRGYLVPAKDASAKQLDDVSDFLNLIKYVSGSYDSEEGFRLLDKEISEHEYSKNSAEGLSRRLFYLALPPSVYPSVCKMIKTCCMNKSNLGGWTRVVVEKPFGKDLESAEELSTQIGELFEEPQIYRIDHYLGKELVQNMLVLRFANRLFLPLWNRDNIDNVQIVFREDFGTEGRGGYFDQYGIIRDIIQNHLLQVICMQSKSKVFSVGHKMQVLESVVPISDDEVVLGQYEGYRDDPTVPDESNTPTFATVILRIHNERWEGVPFILKAGKALNSRKAEIRVQFKDVPGDIFKCQKQGRNEFVIRLQPSEAIYMKLTVKQPGLEMSTVQSELDLSYGQRYQGVTIPEAYERLILDTIRGDQQHFVRRDELKASWKIFTPLLHRIDRGEFKPLPYKPGSRGPAEADELLRKAGYVQTHGYIWIPPTL